AGAGAACGCTATTCTTCTTATTTACACCAGACCCTTTCAATACCACCTGATGCCATTATATGGGCGAGAGGTAAGTCTAATAACACATTAATAGAAGCATCCTCGCTCGCCAAATTGTGCAGGGACAATGCTTGGAATAGCGTAATCCTGGTAGCAGACTCCCATCGTATGTTTCGAAAATACAGGGCTTTTATTAAAGCCGGTATTCC
Above is a genomic segment from Gemmatimonadota bacterium containing:
- a CDS encoding YdcF family protein, with product RERYSSYLHQTLSIPPDAIIWARGKSNNTLIEASSLAKLCRDNAWNSVILVADSHRMFRKYRAFIKAGIPIVYPANVTGDKQWMAPAKFIGVSQQAYWDLNGFECDWFILLQFRHKIVIRTLHEYLGIIFYAVTGYI